From the genome of Ectobacillus sp. JY-23, one region includes:
- a CDS encoding ArsB/NhaD family transporter, whose amino-acid sequence MEHTAHAVANWQYYTAIGAFLITYGVIISEKINRAVIALLGGSIMMLLGIVNTQKAFHNHIQWETITLLIGMMILVNITSKSGVFEFIAIKAAKTAKGQPISILLLLSLLTAIGSAFLDNVTTVLLIVPVTLSVTHMLQVNPVPYFIAEVLFANIGGTATLIGDPPNIMIGSSNKHLDFNAFLFNLAPIVVVISIVTLSILYFLYRNKLRATPEAIAELMALNEADCIRNRPLLIKSLSILGLTIIGFLLHSIIHADAAVIAITGATVLMLIAVKEQEIEGVFAHIEWITIFFFAGLFVLVGGLVDVGLIEALAKQVLHITNGDIGFTALLILWVSGIASATIDNIPFVATMIPLIQDLATGLGLSADSAQIEVLWWALSLGACLGGNGTLIGASANVVVAGIASREGHSFSYLQFLAIGLPLMLLSLLLSHLYIYIRYLM is encoded by the coding sequence TTGGAACATACAGCTCACGCGGTGGCAAATTGGCAATATTATACCGCAATTGGTGCATTCCTCATCACATACGGCGTTATTATTTCAGAAAAAATCAATCGCGCTGTCATTGCGCTTCTTGGCGGAAGTATCATGATGCTTCTTGGAATTGTCAACACACAAAAGGCCTTTCATAATCACATACAATGGGAAACCATCACTTTATTGATTGGCATGATGATTCTCGTAAATATTACTAGCAAATCCGGCGTATTTGAATTTATAGCTATTAAAGCAGCGAAAACAGCAAAAGGACAACCTATTTCTATTTTGCTGTTACTTTCACTGCTTACCGCCATTGGCTCGGCATTCTTAGACAATGTAACAACTGTATTGCTCATCGTTCCTGTCACTTTATCCGTGACGCACATGTTACAAGTAAATCCTGTGCCTTATTTTATAGCAGAAGTGTTATTTGCCAACATTGGAGGAACAGCTACTCTCATTGGCGACCCCCCAAATATCATGATTGGTTCTTCTAACAAACACTTGGACTTTAATGCGTTTCTCTTCAACTTAGCGCCCATTGTAGTGGTCATTTCAATTGTAACGCTTAGTATATTGTACTTCTTATATCGAAACAAATTACGTGCTACACCTGAGGCAATCGCAGAGCTAATGGCACTGAACGAAGCTGACTGTATCCGTAACCGCCCATTACTGATTAAGTCGCTCTCTATACTAGGACTTACAATCATAGGATTTTTACTTCATAGTATCATTCATGCCGATGCCGCTGTAATCGCCATCACCGGTGCTACAGTGCTTATGCTGATCGCAGTGAAAGAACAGGAAATCGAGGGTGTGTTTGCCCATATTGAATGGATTACAATTTTCTTTTTCGCCGGTCTATTTGTATTGGTTGGCGGCTTAGTAGATGTTGGTCTTATTGAAGCACTTGCAAAGCAGGTCTTGCACATCACAAATGGCGATATTGGTTTCACTGCTCTTCTTATCCTTTGGGTGTCAGGGATTGCATCTGCTACTATTGACAATATTCCGTTTGTCGCTACAATGATCCCACTCATTCAAGATTTAGCAACGGGACTAGGGCTTTCCGCGGATTCCGCACAAATTGAAGTGCTGTGGTGGGCGCTTTCCTTAGGTGCTTGTTTGGGCGGAAACGGTACCTTAATCGGTGCATCAGCTAACGTTGTGGTAGCCGGTATTGCCAGCCGTGAAGGACATAGCTTTAGCTATCTACAATTTTTGGCTATTGGTTTGCCGCTCATGCTTCTTTCTCTGCTGCTCTCGCATCTTTATATTTATATTCGTTATTTGATGTAG
- a CDS encoding YojF family protein: MERIYDKEVVHNEMQAFVNEEVYLHLETTNGAYASHFNDKMMTVGAFIRNVRITFERGSIAGTYPYRVGLKLNGGWVYAEGITHYEKDEKGRLLLAGHNDKGQLAVAFQLSKTPF; the protein is encoded by the coding sequence GTGGAGCGCATTTACGATAAAGAAGTAGTTCATAATGAGATGCAAGCGTTTGTGAACGAAGAGGTGTATTTGCATCTGGAAACGACAAACGGCGCTTATGCGTCCCATTTTAACGATAAAATGATGACAGTCGGCGCGTTTATTCGAAACGTGCGTATTACGTTTGAGCGCGGATCAATTGCAGGTACGTATCCGTATCGAGTCGGCTTAAAGCTGAATGGTGGCTGGGTATATGCAGAAGGTATTACGCATTATGAAAAAGATGAAAAAGGCCGCTTGTTGCTTGCCGGTCATAATGATAAAGGTCAGCTTGCAGTAGCTTTTCAACTAAGCAAAACACCGTTTTAA